The following coding sequences lie in one Lolium perenne isolate Kyuss_39 chromosome 2, Kyuss_2.0, whole genome shotgun sequence genomic window:
- the LOC127331959 gene encoding serine/threonine-protein kinase haspin homolog — translation MAMASREGARGDDAWSEILASGGGDGGGAHIGAVYVRRRAQEASRQRNADARVSLAAAENRPSFVPIRRNSWNRALSIRGRESIFFAPGTNIQPQQKPSRALKRPPKPCNREKNTHWGAPDLRKEKTYFEEVDAFELMEESPSPKNFGTWTRGIEQNITVHDLSAILERWKISKIARCATSSPLFDIMETPLLPSVLSNCSTDKYSGESFKTPEKDRISGMHPTRRTIPSGYTINSLKNISAETSIDKSFSELKIKDEPTRTSIPSLSGEALTAFAQLLMVCGQSVPATLGDVFSTYCTLGSIVKLGEGTYGEAYRAGSTVCKVVPFDGDSLVNGETQKKSEEVLEEALLCLTLNNLRSDRGAKGKEYSCNGFIETKDFWVCQGPYDPSLVRAWEDWDAKYVSENDHPNVFAKDQCYIIFVQADGGRDLEKFSLLDYNEARSLLLQVTLSLAVAESACEFEHRDLHWGNILLARDEIPDKNRTMTATLQGKRICARTFGLSISIIDFTLSRINTGDAILFLDLSEDPELFKGLKGNKQAETYRKMKQITKEYWEGSFPQTNVVWLIYLVDIVLQKKYETCTSKDERDLRSFKKRLSSCGSARDCLADPIFSDLLSEEEDA, via the exons ATGGCCATGGCGTCCCGGGAAG GCGCTCGCGGCGACGACGCGTGGTCCGAGATCTTGGCCagtggcggcggcgacggcggcggggccCACATCGGCGCGGTCTACGTGCGCCGCCGGGCGCAGGAGgcgtcgcggcagagaaacgcggaCGC GAGGGTCAGCTTGGCGGCTGCCGAGAACCGGCCGAGCTTCGTGCCGATCAGGAGGAACAGCTGGAACCGGGCGCTCTCCATCAG AGGGCGGGAAAGTATATTTTTTGCCCCGGGCACAAATATCCAGCCTCAGCAGAAACCCAGCAGAGCGCTCAAACGACCACCAAAGCCATGTAACAGAGAG AAAAATACTCATTGGGGGGCACCTGACTTGAGGAAAGAAAAAACTTATTTTGAAGAAGtagatgcttttgagttgatggaAGAGAGCCCTTCACCCAAGAACTTCGGCACTTGGACTAGAGGAATAGAGCAGAATATCACCGTGCATGATCTGTCTGCAATATTGGAGAGGTGGAAAATCTCCAAGATTGCAAGATGTGCAACATCCAGTCCCTTGTTTGATATCATGGAAACCCCACTCTTACCATCAGTCCTCAGTAACTGTAGCACTGATAAATATTCTGGCGAGAGTTTTAAAACCCCTGAAAAGGATAGAATCTCAGGGATGCACCCTACGAGAAGGACAATCCCTTCAGGGTATACTATCAACAGTTTAAAGAACATTTCAGCCGAAACCAGCATTGACAAATCCTTTAGTGAACTTAAGATTAAGGATGAACCCACGCGCACCAGCATTCCATCATTAAGTGGTGAAGCTCTGACTGCCTTTGCACAACTTCTCATGGTTTGCGGGCAATCTGTACCAGCTACTTTAGGAGACGTTTTTTCTACTTATTG CACATTAGGCAGCATAGTCAAGCTTGGCGAAGGAACGTATGGGGAAGCCTACAGGGCTGGAAGCACTGTCTGTAAAGTGGTTCCCTTCGATGGAGATTCATTGGTCAATGGAGAGACTCAGAAG AAATCAGAAGAAGTACTTGAGGAAGCTTTGCTTTGTCTAACACTCAATAACCTGAGATCGGACCGGGGGGCTAAGGGGAAAGAATATTCCTGCAATGGGTTCATTGAAACTAAAGA CTTTTGGGTCTGTCAGGGACCATATGACCCATCACTCGTTAGAGCTTGGGAAGATTGGGATGCTAAATATGTATCTGAGAATGATCATCCAAATGTTTTTGCAAAAGATCAG TGTTATATTATCTTCGTACAAGCCGATGGTGGGAGAGACCTTGAAAAATTCTCTTTACTCGACTACAATGAGGCTCGCAGTTTACTGCTTCAA GTCACTCTCTCCTTAGCTGTAGCTGAAAGTGCCTGCGAATTTGAACACCGAGATTTGCATTG GGGTAATATTCTTTTGGCTCGAGATGAAATTCCAGACAAGAACCGCACAATGACCGCTACTCTTCAAGGGAAGAGGATTTGTGCTAGAACTTTTGGTTTGAGCATCTCCATAATCGATTTCACTCTTTCTCGGATCAATACAG GGGATGCCATTCTCTTTCTTGATCTGTCTGAGGACCCTGAATTATTTAAAGGACTAAAAGGAAACAAGCAG GCAGAAACTTATCGCAAAATGAAACAGATTACAAAGGAATACTGGGAGGGCAG CTTCCCACAGACAAACGTTGTCTGGTTAATTTACCTTGTGGATATTGTGCTACAGAAGAAATACGAG ACGTGCACCAGCAAGGACGAGAGGGACCTCCGGTCATTCAAGAAACGGCTTTCTTCATGTGGTTCTGCTAGAGATTGCCTCGCAGATCCCATTTTCAGTGATCTGCTGTCAGAAGAGGAAGATGCCTAA